One part of the Parambassis ranga chromosome 8, fParRan2.1, whole genome shotgun sequence genome encodes these proteins:
- the hsd17b1 gene encoding 17-beta-hydroxysteroid dehydrogenase type 1: MDKKVVLITGCSSGIGLSLAVKLASDPNKAFKVYATMRNLAKKERLLECVKGLHRDTLDILQMDVTDRQSILDARDRVAEKKVDILVCNAGVGLMGPLEVQSPDSMRQILEVNLLGTIQTIQAFLPEMKAQGQGRILVTGSTGGLHGLPFNEVYCASKFAIEGACESLAVLLQHFKIHVSLIECGPVNTDFLVNLQKAELGDETLQQVDSQTVSLYEKYLQHCSSVFQNAAQDTEDIVKVFLDAIHSPSPAFRYFTSSIMPPLTKLKVSEPDGSQYISTMSEIIFSSKEQ, translated from the exons ATGGACAAAAAGGTGGTGTTGATCACAGGTTGCTCCTCAGGCATTGGTCTCAGCCTGGCAGTCAAGTTAGCCTCTGACCCTAACAAGGCATTCAAAG TCTATGCCACAATGAGGAACCTGGCTAAGAAGGAGCGTCTTTTAGAGTGTGTGAAAGGCCTCCACAGGGACACCTTGGACATACTCCAAATGGACGTGACTGACCGCCAGTCCATCCTGGATGCGAGAGACAGGGTTGCGGAGAAGAAAGTGGACATTCTCG tgTGTAACGCTGGTGTGGGCTTGATGGGGCCACTGGAGGTGCAGTCTCCAGACTCGATGAGGCAGATTCTAGAAGTTAACCTCCTGGGTACCATCCAGACCATCCAGGCCTTCCTGCCAGAGATGAAGGCTCAGGGGCAGGGCCGCATTCTGGTCACAGGCAGCACCGGAGGTCTTCAtg GTCTCCCCTTTAATGAGGTGTACTGTGCCAGTAAATTTGCAATAGAGGGAGCATGCGAGAGTTTGGCTGTCCTATTGCAGCACTTTAAGATCCA CGTGAGTCTGATCGAGTGTGGTCCGGTCAACACCGACTTCCTGGTCAACCTTCAAAAAGCAGAGCTTGGGGATGAAACTCTCCAACAGGTTGACAGTCAAACAGTCAGTCTCTATGAAAAGTAcctgcagcactgcagctctGTTTTCCAGAATGCCGCACAGGACACTGAAGATATCGTAAAG GTTTTCCTAGATGCCATCCACTCTCCAAGCCCTGCGTTCAGATACTTCACCAGCAGCATCATGCCACCTCTAACCAAGCTAAAAGTCAGTGAACCAGATGGATCCCAGTACATCAGCACGATGAGCGAAATCATTTTCTCCTCTAAGGAGCAATAA
- the igfals gene encoding insulin-like growth factor-binding protein complex acid labile subunit, with the protein MRTIVLMVVWVLGTSLVFPDPETTGEKVPEDTIPCSKACACLHDDYSSELNMYCSTRNLTQIPTDMPPSTHSLWLDGNLFISLPATSFKDLTNLDFLNLQNGQLMTLDPQAFKGLRALAHIHLERNRLRALPGTVFQNTPNLASLSLHNNQISRIEDRLFAGLSHMWLLNLGWNSLTVLPETAFHDLQGLRELVLAGNRLAYLQPQLFQNLAELKELDLTGNYLKVIKANVFVKLTKLQKLYLAQNQIVTIVPRAFVGMKSLRWLDLTNNRLTTLHEDTFLGLHSLHVLRLSNNSITGIRPRSFRDLQYLEELCLSYNKIRALGERIFEGLGHLEVLELEHNQVQEAQVGSFTGLSHVAVINLSGSCFQSLPDQVFKGLSKLHSLHLDRGCLTGITAQAFTGLSGLRRLFLQHNNISVVEYHSFVDLVGLLGLDLSFNKLEVLTTHTFSGLKNLEYLLLSNNECRQFLQNGTKQTLPRLRYLDLRANTLTSLVPDFPEGLEKLLLSGNKWKCDCSALPLRNYSLRNPTVIPRRVETHAEGEEPDRTIIIYNNITCASPARLAGQDLRDADSELFQNC; encoded by the coding sequence ATGCGAACCATTGTGCTTATGGTAGTGTGGGTTCTGGGAACATCACTGGTGTTCCCAGACCCAGAGACCACAGGGGAGAAGGTGCCCGAGGATACCATTCCCTGTTCTAAAGCCTGCGCCTGCCTGCACGATGACTACAGTTCGGAGCTCAACATGTACTGCAGCACTCGCAACTTAACCCAAATACCGACCGACATGCCGCCGTCCACTCATTCCCTTTGGCTTGATGGCAACCTGTTCATCTCACTGCCTGCAACATCATTTAAAGATCTGACCAATCTGGATTTTTTGAATCTGCAGAATGGCCAGTTGATGACCCTTGATCCTCAGGCTTTCAAAGGTCTCAGGGCGCTAGCGCACATTCACCTAGAGCGAAACCGCCTGCGGGCGTTACCAGGTACAGTCTTCCAGAACACTCCTAACCTTGCGTCACTAAGTCTTCATAACAACCAGATCAGTCGCATCGAGGACAGGCTGTTTGCGGGACTCTCACACATGTGGCTTCTCAACCTGGGTTGGAACTCATTAACAGTATTACCAGAGACAGCTTTTCATGACCTGCAGGGTCTACGAGAGCTCGTTCTCGCAGGGAACAGACTTGCTTACTTGCAACCACAGCTATTCCAAAATCTTGCAGAGCTTAAGGAGTTGGATCTGACAGGAAATTATCTTAAGGTCATCAAAGCTAATGTGTTTGTTAAACTCACTAAACTGCAGAAACTTTACCTGGCTCAGAATCAGATTGTAACAATAGTGCCCAGAGCTTTTGTAGGCATGAAGTCACTCAGATGGCTGGACCTGACAAATAACAGACTGACCACTCTACATGAGGACACCTTTCTGGGCCTGCACAGTCTTCATGTACTTCGTCTttccaacaactctatcactgGAATCAGGCCCAGGTCATTCCGTGATCTGCAGTACTTAGAAGAACTGTGCCTGAGTTACAACAAGATTCGAGCTCTTGGGGAGAGGATCTTTGAAGGTCTTGGTCATCTGGAGGTCCTAGAGCTGGAGCACAATcaagtacaggaggcacaagtGGGTAGTTTTACAGGTCTGTCTCATGTGGCTGTCATCAACCTGTCCGGAAGCTGCTTCCAAAGTCTGCCAGATCAAGTGTTCAAAGGTCTGTCAAAGCTTCACAGCCTTCACCTGGACAGAGGCTGCCTAACAGGGATCACAGCTCAAGCTTTCACTGGACTCTCTGGCTTGCGGAGGCTTTTCCTTCAACACAACAACATCTCTGTGGTGGAATATCACAGTTTTGTGGATCTGGTAGGCCTGTTGGGACTGGACTTAAGTTTCAACAAGCTGGAGGTTCTCACAACCCACACCTTCTCCGGTCTGAAGAACCTGGAGTACTTGCTGTTGTCCAACAATGAATGTCGACAGTTTCTGCAGAATGGCACAAAGCAGACTCTTCCAAGGCTGCGCTACCTGGACCTGAGAGCCAACACTCTGACAAGCTTGGTCCCTGATTTCCCAGAGGGTCTGGAAAAACTTTTGCTGTCTGGAAACAAGTGGAAATGTGACTGCAGTGCCCTCCCACTCAGAAACTACAGCTTGAGGAATCCAACAGTGATACCTCGACGAGTGGAGACACACGCAGAAGGTGAAGAGCCTGACCGCACTATCATCATATACAACAACATCACATGCGCCAGCCCAGCACGACTGGCTGGTCAGGACCTGCGAGATGCAGACAGTGAACTCTTCCAAAACTGCTAA
- the shisa9b gene encoding protein shisa-9B isoform X1, with product MRGTELLLGYFLVKVMVCDAEGELDQTVDEFMFVNGFNESREEENGVTESPHTEDRCRGYYDVMGQWDPPFVCRTGSYLYCCGTCGFRFCCAFKSSRLDQTTCKNYDTPPWMMTGRPPPKVDVALDSAKDKTNLIVYVICGVVAIMALIGIFTKLGLEKTHRPHRENMSRALAHVIRHPASEHTDDLGLGPHYENIQTRVTVNSFHSSQMNNAPQTPTLISQPYPAVGQITSPYEQPLMELNKYATLKAVAEKANESFHSNRRQAIEMTTKGSLPMEGMDMEPEPSNPYSPPRQLSTKKDGHKYRSSKSHSSQSPSPYSSSTAASPGVLRSWDSKDTLGLRQSYGPKKLCIIEKEVHTTRYLPPQPYFVTNSKTEVTV from the exons ATGCGGGGGACTGAGCTGCTGCTCGGCTACTTTCTGGTGAAAGTTATGGTGTGTGACGCGGAGGGAGAACTAGATCAGACCGTCGACGAATTCATGTTTGTAAACGGCTTTAACGAgtcaagagaagaagagaacGGCGTCACGGAGAGCCCGCACACGGAGGACAGGTGTCGCGGTTACTACGATGTGATGGGTCAGTGGGACCCGCCGTTCGTGTGCAGGACGGGCAGCTACCTGTACTGCTGCGGCACCTGTGGCTTCAGGTTCTGCTGCGCGTTTAAGAGTTCCCGGCTAGATCAGACCACCTGCAAGAACTACGATACCCCGCCGTGGATGATGACAGGCAGACCACCGCCAAAAGTGGACGTGGCTCTGGACTCCGCAAAGGATAAAACCAACCTCATTGTTTATGTCATATGCGGGGTTGTGGCCATAATGGCACTGATTGGGATTTTCACCAAGCTGGGTTTGGAAAAGACGCACCGGCCGCACAGAGAAAACATGTCAAG AGCTTTGGCACACGTGATCCGCCATCCCGCCTCAGAACATACAGACGACCTGGGACTTGGTCCGCACTATGAAAATATACAAACCAGAGTAACGGTTAACAGTTTCC ACAGCAGCCAGATGAACAATGCACCTCAAACACCAACTTTGATAAGTCAGCCATACCCAGCTGTGGGACAGATCACCAGCCCGTACGAACAGCCGCTCATGGAGCTCAACAAGTACGCCACCCTCAAGGCTGTGG CAGAGAAAGCTAATGAGAGCTTCCACAGCAACCGCCGGCAAGCGATTGAGATGACAACCAAGGGCAGCCTTCCCATGGAAGGTATGGACATGGAGCCCGAGCCGAGTAACCCTTACAGCCCACCTAGACAGCTGTCAACAAAGAAGGATGGACACAAATACAGAAGCTCCAAGAGCCACAGCTCCCAGTCTCCCAGTCCCTACAGCTCCAGCACAGCTGCCAGCCCAGGGGTGCTGCGGTCCTGGGACAGTAAGGACACACTGGGGCTCCGGCAGAGCTACGGCCCAAAGAAACTGTGCATCATAGAGAAGGAGGTGCACACCACTCGCTACCTGCCTCCACAGCCATACTTTGTCACAAACAGCAAGACTGAAGTGACAGTATGA
- the shisa9b gene encoding protein shisa-9B isoform X2 encodes MRGTELLLGYFLVKVMVCDAEGELDQTVDEFMFVNGFNESREEENGVTESPHTEDRCRGYYDVMGQWDPPFVCRTGSYLYCCGTCGFRFCCAFKSSRLDQTTCKNYDTPPWMMTGRPPPKVDVALDSAKDKTNLIVYVICGVVAIMALIGIFTKLGLEKTHRPHRENMSRALAHVIRHPASEHTDDLGLGPHYENIQTRVTVNSFHSSQMNNAPQTPTLISQPYPAVGQITSPYEQPLMELNKYATLKAVEKANESFHSNRRQAIEMTTKGSLPMEGMDMEPEPSNPYSPPRQLSTKKDGHKYRSSKSHSSQSPSPYSSSTAASPGVLRSWDSKDTLGLRQSYGPKKLCIIEKEVHTTRYLPPQPYFVTNSKTEVTV; translated from the exons ATGCGGGGGACTGAGCTGCTGCTCGGCTACTTTCTGGTGAAAGTTATGGTGTGTGACGCGGAGGGAGAACTAGATCAGACCGTCGACGAATTCATGTTTGTAAACGGCTTTAACGAgtcaagagaagaagagaacGGCGTCACGGAGAGCCCGCACACGGAGGACAGGTGTCGCGGTTACTACGATGTGATGGGTCAGTGGGACCCGCCGTTCGTGTGCAGGACGGGCAGCTACCTGTACTGCTGCGGCACCTGTGGCTTCAGGTTCTGCTGCGCGTTTAAGAGTTCCCGGCTAGATCAGACCACCTGCAAGAACTACGATACCCCGCCGTGGATGATGACAGGCAGACCACCGCCAAAAGTGGACGTGGCTCTGGACTCCGCAAAGGATAAAACCAACCTCATTGTTTATGTCATATGCGGGGTTGTGGCCATAATGGCACTGATTGGGATTTTCACCAAGCTGGGTTTGGAAAAGACGCACCGGCCGCACAGAGAAAACATGTCAAG AGCTTTGGCACACGTGATCCGCCATCCCGCCTCAGAACATACAGACGACCTGGGACTTGGTCCGCACTATGAAAATATACAAACCAGAGTAACGGTTAACAGTTTCC ACAGCAGCCAGATGAACAATGCACCTCAAACACCAACTTTGATAAGTCAGCCATACCCAGCTGTGGGACAGATCACCAGCCCGTACGAACAGCCGCTCATGGAGCTCAACAAGTACGCCACCCTCAAGGCTGTGG AGAAAGCTAATGAGAGCTTCCACAGCAACCGCCGGCAAGCGATTGAGATGACAACCAAGGGCAGCCTTCCCATGGAAGGTATGGACATGGAGCCCGAGCCGAGTAACCCTTACAGCCCACCTAGACAGCTGTCAACAAAGAAGGATGGACACAAATACAGAAGCTCCAAGAGCCACAGCTCCCAGTCTCCCAGTCCCTACAGCTCCAGCACAGCTGCCAGCCCAGGGGTGCTGCGGTCCTGGGACAGTAAGGACACACTGGGGCTCCGGCAGAGCTACGGCCCAAAGAAACTGTGCATCATAGAGAAGGAGGTGCACACCACTCGCTACCTGCCTCCACAGCCATACTTTGTCACAAACAGCAAGACTGAAGTGACAGTATGA